A single region of the Thermococcus zilligii AN1 genome encodes:
- a CDS encoding aldo/keto reductase, producing the protein MEHVPIFDDLKRIGHDKVTAVGMGTWGIGGKESPDYSRDRESVEVLKYGLELGINLIDTAEFYGAGHSEELVGEAIKDFEREEIFIISKVWPTHFGYTEAKKAARASAKRLGTYIDLYLLHWPSDDFGKIEETLHALEELVEEGLIRYIGVSNFDLELLKRSQEAMRKYEIVANEVKYSLKDRWPERSGLLDYMKKEKIALIAYTPLEKGTLAKNECLAEIGKAYGKTAAQVALNYLIWEENVVAIPKAGSRVHLEENFGAMGWRLSKEDREKARGCV; encoded by the coding sequence ATGGAGCATGTCCCCATTTTTGACGACCTGAAAAGGATAGGTCATGACAAGGTTACCGCCGTAGGCATGGGCACCTGGGGCATAGGCGGCAAGGAGAGCCCCGACTACTCGCGGGATAGGGAAAGCGTTGAAGTTCTTAAATACGGTCTTGAGCTCGGGATAAACCTCATCGACACTGCTGAGTTCTACGGCGCCGGACACAGCGAGGAGCTCGTTGGAGAGGCGATAAAGGACTTTGAACGCGAGGAGATATTCATCATAAGCAAGGTCTGGCCGACCCACTTTGGTTATACAGAGGCCAAGAAAGCCGCGAGGGCGAGCGCTAAGAGGCTGGGAACCTACATAGACCTCTACCTCCTCCACTGGCCCTCCGATGACTTCGGGAAGATAGAGGAGACCCTCCACGCGCTGGAGGAGCTGGTCGAGGAGGGGCTCATACGCTACATAGGCGTGAGCAACTTCGACCTTGAACTGCTCAAGCGCTCCCAGGAGGCAATGAGGAAGTACGAAATAGTGGCCAACGAGGTCAAGTATTCCCTCAAAGACCGCTGGCCAGAGAGGAGCGGCCTTCTCGACTACATGAAGAAGGAGAAGATTGCGTTGATAGCCTACACCCCGCTGGAGAAGGGGACGCTGGCTAAAAACGAATGCCTCGCCGAAATTGGGAAAGCCTACGGAAAAACGGCTGCCCAGGTCGCCCTCAACTACCTGATATGGGAGGAGAACGTCGTGGCGATACCAAAGGCCGGAAGCAGGGTTCATCTCGAGGAGAATTTCGGTGCCATGGGGTGGCGCCTCTCGAAGGAGGATAGGGAAAAGGCAAGGGGGTGCGTCTGA
- a CDS encoding ATP-binding cassette domain-containing protein, whose amino-acid sequence MGVVEFEDVFVKYETYTGGVLALRGVTFSLGEKEALLLMGPSGSGKTTILKAILGLVQPLHGSVRVFGMEPKDEKQALEVRRRTGYLTQEGMMIRELTVWENILFYARGRRKSLDEKSVRELAERLNIGRVLDKHPDQLSGGELKRAELLMVLSDSPELLLLDEPTSMLDAENAGTVVEVLNGMKGRIPMIITSHDPRLVELSDRILKIVGGNLIEGNGP is encoded by the coding sequence GTGGGTGTTGTTGAGTTTGAGGATGTGTTCGTAAAATATGAGACGTACACCGGTGGGGTTCTGGCCCTCAGGGGGGTTACGTTTTCCCTTGGGGAGAAGGAGGCACTGTTACTCATGGGGCCCTCGGGAAGCGGAAAAACAACGATACTGAAGGCAATCCTGGGGTTAGTACAGCCACTTCACGGTTCGGTCAGGGTCTTCGGCATGGAACCAAAGGATGAGAAGCAGGCCCTCGAGGTCAGAAGGAGAACAGGCTACCTGACTCAGGAGGGAATGATGATAAGGGAGCTCACGGTGTGGGAGAACATTCTTTTTTATGCCCGGGGCAGGAGAAAAAGCCTGGACGAGAAGTCTGTCAGAGAGCTGGCAGAGAGGCTGAACATCGGGAGGGTCCTCGACAAGCATCCGGACCAGTTGAGTGGTGGGGAGCTGAAGAGGGCGGAGCTTTTGATGGTGCTCTCCGACAGTCCGGAACTGTTGCTCCTGGATGAGCCGACTTCAATGCTCGACGCTGAAAACGCCGGGACTGTTGTTGAGGTACTGAACGGGATGAAGGGGCGAATCCCCATGATAATAACCTCCCACGACCCAAGGCTCGTGGAGCTGAGCGACCGGATTTTAAAAATAGTAGGAGGAAACCTGATTGAAGGGAACGGCCCATGA
- a CDS encoding MBL fold metallo-hydrolase, with the protein MHGEVLPGVYRIFDTFVNVYLVDRGDHLVAVDTGLDTTCGKILDAAGKIGKPLRVIALTHGHLDHTGSLKCLKGRTNAVIAAHRDEVELIKEKTGLEPDVELMDGDVFEGFRVLHRPGHTRGSICLLDEKSRSLFVGDLVIERGGKLEEVPHQYSLDPEMNRRRIRELLEADFENLLPAHGEPLLGNGKEKLGELVERLGL; encoded by the coding sequence ATGCATGGGGAAGTCCTTCCCGGGGTTTACAGGATATTTGACACGTTCGTTAACGTCTACCTCGTTGACAGGGGAGACCACCTCGTGGCGGTGGACACTGGTTTAGACACCACCTGTGGGAAGATACTCGACGCCGCTGGGAAAATTGGAAAGCCCCTGAGGGTGATAGCCCTCACCCACGGCCACCTCGACCACACCGGCTCGCTGAAGTGCCTGAAGGGGAGAACAAACGCCGTTATAGCCGCCCACAGGGACGAGGTGGAACTCATAAAGGAGAAGACTGGACTTGAGCCCGATGTGGAGCTCATGGATGGGGACGTCTTTGAGGGCTTCAGGGTTCTCCACAGGCCCGGCCACACGAGGGGGAGCATCTGCCTCCTCGATGAAAAGAGCAGAAGCCTCTTCGTCGGCGACCTCGTCATCGAGCGCGGGGGAAAGCTTGAAGAGGTGCCGCACCAGTACTCCCTCGACCCGGAGATGAACAGGAGAAGAATAAGAGAGCTCCTCGAGGCTGACTTCGAGAACCTTTTGCCCGCACACGGGGAGCCTCTGCTGGGGAACGGAAAAGAAAAGCTCGGGGAGCTCGTGGAGCGGCTCGGTCTTTGA
- a CDS encoding potassium channel family protein: protein MNEFDEIRNYLVEMKNLSTLMIDLAFSSVMYNSEDIAEEVYLLEERMDDLTQRVKKLALKAAKREEDPEQLLSIIDLADINERISDAAYGIADIVLKDIEPHPIIMEIMEDTEEELGRVMVRPGSVLIGKTLQQLKLPSKIGTRILAIKRGTMYIYNPREKDEIHEGDVLIAVSSDLDKLRKLAGEEFEEEED from the coding sequence CCCTTATGATAGACCTGGCCTTTTCGTCGGTCATGTACAACAGCGAGGACATAGCTGAGGAAGTCTACCTTCTGGAGGAGCGCATGGACGACCTCACGCAGAGGGTCAAAAAACTGGCCCTTAAGGCCGCCAAACGTGAGGAGGATCCGGAACAGCTCCTGAGCATAATTGATTTGGCCGACATAAACGAGCGCATAAGCGATGCCGCCTATGGGATAGCCGATATAGTCCTCAAGGATATAGAGCCGCACCCCATCATCATGGAGATAATGGAAGATACCGAGGAAGAGCTCGGAAGGGTAATGGTCAGACCCGGCTCAGTCCTCATAGGCAAGACCCTCCAGCAACTTAAACTTCCGAGCAAAATAGGGACGAGGATACTGGCAATAAAGCGCGGAACAATGTACATCTACAACCCCCGTGAAAAAGACGAAATCCACGAGGGGGATGTCCTTATAGCGGTCAGTTCCGACCTGGATAAGCTGAGAAAGCTCGCCGGGGAAGAATTCGAGGAAGAAGAGGACTGA
- a CDS encoding DUF2202 domain-containing protein, which yields MRKKLVGFGLMVLGLFGLVLGGAAAYMGTPGANPEEEEASGLLYMVEEEKLARDVYLTLYEQTGLKVFEHISNSEQRHMDAVLSLIEKYNLTAPDTLSEVGVFQNGELQALYDQLVEQGSRSVEDALKIGAIIEETDIKDLEDWIARTDNEDIKTVYGNLIAGSENHLRAFVRNLEARGVSYTAQVLPEEQVDGILSGETGHNGDGKMMVGEKHGHWKGTGHIGGMNGKKGSQKAQKGARRGPADGSGPLRDGSCGMNIGG from the coding sequence ATGAGGAAAAAGTTGGTTGGATTTGGGTTGATGGTGCTAGGCCTCTTCGGCCTAGTGCTCGGAGGAGCCGCAGCGTACATGGGCACTCCGGGAGCAAACCCAGAAGAGGAGGAGGCCAGCGGGTTGCTCTACATGGTTGAGGAGGAGAAACTCGCGAGGGATGTATATCTAACGCTCTACGAGCAGACAGGCCTGAAAGTCTTCGAGCACATCTCAAACAGCGAGCAGAGGCACATGGACGCGGTTCTGTCTCTAATAGAGAAGTACAACCTGACGGCACCGGACACTCTAAGCGAGGTCGGCGTCTTCCAGAACGGGGAGCTTCAGGCCCTCTACGACCAGCTGGTCGAACAGGGGAGCAGGAGCGTTGAGGATGCTCTCAAGATCGGAGCAATCATAGAGGAGACCGACATAAAGGACCTCGAAGACTGGATCGCCAGGACGGACAACGAGGACATAAAGACCGTTTACGGCAATCTCATCGCTGGCAGTGAGAATCACCTCAGGGCTTTCGTGAGGAACCTTGAGGCGCGTGGAGTGAGCTACACTGCCCAGGTGCTCCCGGAGGAGCAGGTTGATGGGATACTAAGCGGAGAGACAGGCCACAACGGAGATGGGAAGATGATGGTCGGGGAGAAGCACGGTCACTGGAAAGGCACTGGGCACATAGGAGGCATGAACGGCAAGAAAGGAAGTCAGAAGGCTCAGAAAGGGGCACGGAGAGGTCCAGCTGACGGCAGCGGGCCCCTTCGTGACGGGAGCTGCGGAATGAACATCGGGGGCTGA
- a CDS encoding ArsR/SmtB family transcription factor, producing MIQSVDELAAIGEALSNPIRIRLLRMLCEKEWYIYELAKELGISRQLLYLHLKKLEKAGLIESELHLEPGDPRAKRYYRARQFNILINNDVIKNLKEV from the coding sequence ATGATCCAGAGCGTTGATGAGCTTGCGGCAATCGGGGAAGCCCTCTCAAACCCGATAAGGATAAGGTTACTCAGGATGCTCTGCGAAAAGGAGTGGTACATCTATGAGCTGGCAAAGGAGCTCGGCATATCGAGGCAGCTCCTCTACCTTCACCTGAAGAAGCTCGAGAAGGCCGGACTCATCGAGAGCGAGCTACACCTTGAACCCGGCGACCCGAGGGCCAAGAGGTACTACCGGGCGAGGCAGTTTAACATTCTCATCAACAACGATGTGATAAAAAACCTGAAGGAGGTTTGA
- a CDS encoding aldehyde ferredoxin oxidoreductase family protein, with amino-acid sequence MYGYHNRIARVNLTEGKVTYEELPDEVIRKFIGGKGLGYYLIYREVPPGTDPLSPANKFVFAPGGMTGLVPGSSKVIAVSKSPETGLVTDSSGGDAFGPKLKGHFDALIIEGKSEEPVYLYVHGGKVEILPASHLWGKGNYEVAKEIWGEHPGASMAMIGPAGEKLSRIASVVYDTERASGREGLGAVLGSKKVKAVVVEPGERPEVANPEEFQRLWQEYYSEFATNPKYEHTRNYGTTDAMRDSASVGMSPAYNFSRPHIPDELASKLAGDEVKKYEVEPEWFVHGKSCPIKCARYVEVEYRGRKIRVKPEYESIAMLGAATGVFNFPAVAYFNWLVNNLGLDSIATGNTIAWLFEMVERGLIGEEEIGFPVKGFGDGEAEEKLIKLMAERRGIGAVLADGVKRACERLGRGCEFAVHVKGLESPAWDPRGRRTYALSYATADVGASHLRGWPRPHQLPNQGPAKELVPSLIEDRDESYITDMLGTCKFVPYELEDLARLYSIITGEEWTVDELRRRAWAVESMARIHNALDWVVPPLDDTIPPRWWEPEPDGPAEGNKAFIDYNDFLEARREFYRLRGWDEELGVPLPETMEKLGLPEFKEDAERALDVVRKRMGL; translated from the coding sequence ATGTACGGCTACCACAACAGGATTGCACGCGTCAACCTCACTGAAGGGAAGGTAACCTACGAAGAACTGCCGGATGAGGTGATAAGGAAGTTCATAGGCGGAAAGGGCCTGGGTTACTACCTTATCTACCGCGAGGTTCCGCCGGGGACCGATCCCCTTAGCCCGGCCAACAAGTTCGTCTTTGCGCCCGGTGGGATGACAGGCCTGGTCCCGGGTTCGAGCAAGGTAATAGCGGTGAGCAAGAGCCCGGAGACGGGGCTCGTCACCGACTCAAGCGGAGGAGACGCCTTCGGTCCAAAGCTGAAGGGGCACTTTGACGCGCTGATAATCGAGGGAAAGAGCGAGGAGCCGGTTTATCTCTACGTCCACGGCGGAAAGGTCGAGATTTTGCCCGCCAGTCACCTCTGGGGAAAGGGCAACTACGAGGTCGCTAAGGAAATCTGGGGGGAACATCCAGGGGCGAGCATGGCGATGATAGGGCCGGCGGGGGAGAAACTCAGCAGGATAGCCAGCGTTGTTTACGACACGGAGCGGGCCAGCGGAAGGGAAGGCCTTGGGGCCGTCCTCGGGAGCAAGAAGGTTAAAGCAGTCGTCGTTGAGCCGGGGGAGAGGCCGGAGGTTGCCAACCCCGAGGAGTTCCAGAGGCTGTGGCAGGAGTACTACAGCGAGTTCGCGACGAATCCAAAGTACGAGCACACGAGGAACTACGGAACCACTGACGCCATGAGGGATTCCGCCTCCGTTGGAATGAGCCCCGCCTACAACTTCTCAAGGCCCCACATTCCGGACGAGCTGGCTTCGAAGCTCGCCGGGGATGAAGTCAAGAAGTATGAGGTCGAGCCAGAGTGGTTCGTCCACGGCAAGAGCTGTCCGATAAAGTGCGCCCGCTACGTTGAGGTGGAATACAGGGGCAGGAAAATCCGCGTAAAGCCAGAGTACGAGAGCATAGCGATGCTCGGCGCTGCAACGGGCGTCTTCAACTTTCCGGCGGTTGCTTACTTCAACTGGCTCGTCAACAACCTCGGCCTGGACAGCATAGCGACTGGAAACACGATAGCCTGGCTCTTCGAGATGGTCGAGAGGGGCCTCATCGGCGAGGAGGAGATAGGATTCCCTGTGAAGGGCTTCGGCGACGGGGAGGCTGAGGAAAAGCTCATCAAATTAATGGCCGAGAGGAGGGGCATCGGTGCAGTCCTTGCCGATGGCGTGAAGAGGGCCTGCGAGAGGCTTGGCAGGGGCTGTGAGTTCGCAGTCCACGTCAAGGGATTGGAGAGCCCCGCCTGGGATCCGCGCGGCAGGAGAACCTACGCATTGAGCTACGCCACTGCGGATGTTGGCGCTTCCCACCTCCGCGGCTGGCCGAGGCCCCACCAGTTGCCAAACCAGGGGCCTGCTAAGGAGCTCGTGCCTTCCCTCATAGAGGACAGGGACGAGAGCTACATCACCGACATGCTCGGGACATGTAAGTTCGTGCCCTACGAGCTCGAAGACCTCGCGAGGCTTTACTCCATTATTACCGGCGAAGAATGGACGGTTGATGAACTGAGGAGGAGGGCGTGGGCCGTTGAGAGCATGGCAAGAATCCACAACGCCCTCGACTGGGTGGTTCCTCCGCTCGACGACACGATTCCGCCGCGCTGGTGGGAGCCCGAGCCCGATGGGCCTGCAGAGGGCAACAAAGCTTTCATAGACTACAACGACTTCCTCGAGGCGAGAAGGGAGTTCTACAGGCTCAGGGGCTGGGATGAGGAGCTCGGCGTCCCACTGCCGGAGACGATGGAGAAGCTCGGTCTCCCGGAGTTCAAGGAAGACGCAGAGAGGGCCTTAGATGTGGTAAGGAAGAGGATGGGGCTTTGA